The Armatimonadota bacterium genome includes a window with the following:
- a CDS encoding creatinine amidohydrolase: protein MPSARMMFEMTVRDVEEGLRQTQTIIVPVGILEQHGYHLPLSVDIHNAVELARRASERTGCFVAPPVHYNFSGGSLPGTINISPPVFSLMLMDILQSLVMQGFRRILLLLGHAGSESQAAARDAAHHLQRLRPPVPGLVICVVPFTELSPTIQQAMNDGDYHAGFYETSLMLYWKPEMVRLDLAAMDEPSVAEMMRRDPDAYAIAEKRTASPFEVPRVFQDPRIRVGVMGDYTGASAEVGEKIAGECVDALESIIRLMEEGGVA, encoded by the coding sequence TTGCCTTCTGCCAGAATGATGTTTGAGATGACCGTCCGCGATGTGGAGGAAGGTCTGCGGCAGACGCAGACCATCATTGTCCCGGTCGGCATCCTGGAACAGCACGGCTACCACTTGCCCCTGAGTGTGGATATTCACAACGCTGTGGAACTTGCGCGGCGCGCATCCGAACGGACCGGCTGCTTCGTGGCCCCTCCCGTCCACTATAACTTTTCCGGGGGAAGCCTCCCCGGTACGATCAACATCAGCCCGCCGGTGTTCTCGCTGATGCTGATGGACATCCTGCAAAGCCTTGTGATGCAGGGGTTCCGCAGGATCCTTCTGCTTCTCGGGCACGCTGGCTCGGAAAGTCAGGCAGCGGCCCGAGACGCGGCCCATCATTTGCAGCGGCTGCGGCCACCGGTGCCGGGGCTGGTGATCTGCGTTGTTCCCTTCACGGAGCTATCTCCCACCATCCAGCAGGCGATGAACGATGGCGATTATCACGCGGGATTCTATGAGACATCCCTGATGCTCTACTGGAAGCCCGAGATGGTCCGCTTGGATCTGGCGGCGATGGATGAGCCGTCGGTAGCGGAGATGATGCGCCGGGATCCGGACGCTTATGCCATAGCAGAGAAACGGACGGCCAGCCCATTCGAAGTACCGCGGGTGTTTCAGGATCCGCGGATTAGGGTGGGGGTGATGGGGGACTACACCGGAGCCAGCGCCGAGGTGGGAGAAAAGATCGCGGGAGAATGCGTGGATGCGCTTGAATCCATCATCCGCCTGATGGAGGAGGGAGGGGTGGCATGA
- a CDS encoding dehydrogenase → MIRWGIIGCGGIARRRVLPARTDMRSTRFVAVMDADPDVTRDVAEETGTRACFSLEEILDDPEIQAVYIATPVHLHHPQALLAAVKGKHVLLEKPLALNVEQGREVVETFERKGLLLMEGYMMKFHSLNGRAAEMVARGDLGKPVFLRAQLTCWYPEIPGAWRQDPSLGGGGALMDMATHLFDLLEEISGSSIVEVTALVATQTFSYPVEDSSVTLLGFQNGAFGVVEAFYNIPDVAAQGRLEVYGTQGSILAEGTIGQDPGGSMHAFLSPSEKGYDALQQRAPSDLRRQVIIAPPVNMYAAEFDYFSECIADGRPPAKSSGRQGLHILEVARAAYESARTGRAVCLS, encoded by the coding sequence ATGATCCGTTGGGGGATTATCGGGTGTGGAGGCATAGCGCGAAGGCGTGTGCTGCCTGCCAGGACGGACATGCGATCCACCCGCTTCGTCGCGGTAATGGACGCAGATCCGGATGTGACCCGGGATGTCGCGGAGGAGACCGGTACGCGCGCCTGTTTCAGCTTGGAAGAGATCCTCGATGACCCAGAAATTCAGGCGGTCTACATCGCTACGCCGGTCCATCTTCACCATCCTCAGGCTCTATTGGCCGCCGTCAAAGGCAAGCACGTCCTGCTCGAGAAGCCTCTTGCGCTGAATGTGGAACAGGGTCGGGAAGTCGTGGAAACCTTCGAGCGCAAAGGCCTTCTGCTGATGGAAGGCTATATGATGAAGTTCCACTCTCTCAACGGACGGGCAGCAGAAATGGTTGCCCGCGGAGATCTGGGAAAACCCGTCTTCCTGCGCGCGCAGCTGACCTGCTGGTACCCTGAGATTCCGGGCGCCTGGAGGCAGGATCCCTCACTTGGCGGCGGAGGGGCACTGATGGACATGGCCACGCACCTTTTCGACCTGCTGGAGGAGATCTCTGGCTCCTCCATTGTGGAGGTGACAGCGCTAGTCGCCACTCAAACGTTCTCGTACCCCGTGGAGGATAGTTCCGTGACGCTGCTTGGTTTCCAGAATGGAGCCTTCGGGGTTGTGGAGGCTTTTTACAACATTCCGGATGTGGCGGCTCAAGGGCGGTTAGAGGTCTACGGAACGCAAGGTTCGATCCTGGCAGAGGGAACGATCGGGCAGGATCCGGGGGGCTCAATGCATGCTTTCCTGAGTCCGTCGGAAAAGGGGTACGACGCTCTTCAGCAACGCGCGCCGTCTGACCTGCGGCGGCAAGTCATCATCGCACCTCCCGTAAATATGTACGCTGCCGAGTTCGATTACTTTTCCGAATGTATCGCCGACGGTCGCCCTCCAGCCAAAAGCTCCGGCAGGCAGGGGCTGCATATTCTGGAGGTGGCTCGCGCAGCGTATGAGAGCGCGCGCACGGGACGGGCTGTCTGTCTCAGTTGA
- a CDS encoding acetoacetate metabolism regulatory protein AtoC → MPENAKAGTILIADDEPNIRRVLEATFQREGYQVFTAENGRKALELLKANRDTDVLISDLIMPDINGVELLEVVRETNPRVSVVMITAHGTIRTAVDAMRLGAFDYVTKPFDIDDLKVLVRKAIERRELESPDTGVREKLKQSYRFDNIVGQSPKMREVFDLVERVAQSRASVLIRGESGTGKELIARALHFNSPRASENFVAVACIALSENLLESELFGHEKGAFTGALSQKIGRFELAHKGTLFLDEIGDIPMEVQRKLLRVLQEREFERVGGNKTIRVDVRLITATNQDLAKLVEKGEFREDLYFRLKVVQIDLPPLRERTEDIPLLVDHFIRKYAPEEGRKIEGASQEFLDALTAYRWPGNVRELENVIERACVLADPEARLLTTDLLPPEVLQDVDP, encoded by the coding sequence TTGCCGGAGAACGCCAAAGCCGGAACCATTCTGATCGCGGACGACGAGCCGAACATCCGTCGCGTGCTGGAAGCCACGTTCCAGCGGGAGGGCTATCAGGTATTCACGGCCGAGAACGGCAGAAAGGCGCTGGAGCTGTTGAAGGCCAACCGGGACACGGATGTTCTGATCAGCGACCTGATCATGCCGGACATCAACGGTGTGGAGCTTCTGGAGGTTGTCCGGGAGACCAACCCCCGTGTCTCCGTTGTGATGATTACCGCTCACGGGACCATCCGCACGGCTGTGGATGCGATGCGCCTGGGCGCCTTCGACTACGTCACCAAGCCTTTCGACATAGACGACTTGAAGGTTCTGGTGCGAAAGGCCATCGAGCGCCGGGAACTGGAGTCTCCGGACACGGGCGTCCGTGAAAAACTGAAGCAGTCTTACCGTTTTGACAACATCGTGGGACAGTCCCCAAAGATGCGGGAGGTGTTCGACCTGGTGGAACGGGTGGCCCAGTCCCGGGCTTCCGTCCTCATCCGCGGGGAGAGTGGAACCGGTAAGGAGCTGATCGCCCGGGCTCTTCACTTCAACAGCCCTCGCGCGTCGGAGAACTTTGTGGCGGTTGCGTGCATCGCTCTGTCCGAGAACCTGCTGGAGAGCGAGCTTTTCGGTCACGAGAAAGGTGCCTTCACCGGTGCGCTGTCCCAGAAGATTGGACGCTTTGAGCTGGCGCACAAAGGGACGCTTTTCCTAGACGAGATCGGTGACATTCCGATGGAGGTGCAGCGCAAGCTGCTGCGGGTGCTTCAGGAGCGTGAGTTCGAGCGCGTGGGGGGCAACAAGACCATCCGCGTGGATGTCAGGTTGATCACAGCCACGAACCAGGACCTGGCGAAGCTGGTGGAGAAGGGAGAGTTCCGCGAGGACCTCTACTTCCGGCTCAAGGTAGTCCAGATAGACCTTCCTCCTCTCCGCGAGCGCACGGAAGACATTCCCCTGCTTGTGGACCACTTTATCCGCAAATACGCACCTGAAGAAGGACGCAAGATCGAGGGGGCTTCTCAGGAGTTCCTGGATGCCCTGACGGCCTACCGGTGGCCTGGCAATGTGCGGGAGCTGGAAAATGTGATCGAGAGAGCGTGCGTGCTGGCCGACCCCGAAGCTCGGTTGCTCACCACGGACCTTTTGCCGCCGGAAGTGCTCCAAGACGTAGACCCCTGA
- a CDS encoding NAD(P)-dependent oxidoreductase — MLGTDLCSMAEGHEVLGVDIVGNCDRLDITNRDEVHRFMAAYQPDLVLHLAAYTNVDGCQTDPETAWNVNAAGTWNLASASCDRDCAMLYISTDFVFDGTKGSPYDEFDIPNPVSVYGRTKYAGEQFVRHLVRRHYIVRTAWLYGAHGKSFPGTMLRLAHEGHPLRVVGDQTGSPTYTRDLAECILRLIELPLYGVYHVTNSGECSWYDLAAATLELAGMQHADLTRITSEEWPTPTRRPEYSVLEHRALKMAGLPPMREWRDALADFVAEYRSAQTA; from the coding sequence ATGCTCGGCACCGACCTGTGCTCTATGGCGGAGGGGCACGAGGTTCTCGGAGTGGACATCGTCGGCAATTGCGACCGCCTGGACATCACCAACCGCGACGAAGTCCACAGATTTATGGCAGCCTACCAGCCGGACCTGGTGCTGCATCTGGCCGCATATACCAATGTTGATGGGTGCCAGACGGATCCGGAGACCGCCTGGAATGTGAACGCTGCAGGCACCTGGAACCTTGCGTCTGCCTCGTGCGATCGTGACTGCGCAATGCTTTATATCAGCACAGACTTCGTCTTCGACGGCACCAAAGGCAGTCCGTACGACGAGTTCGACATTCCCAATCCGGTCAGCGTTTACGGCCGTACGAAATACGCCGGCGAGCAGTTTGTGCGGCACCTGGTGCGCAGGCACTATATCGTCCGCACGGCTTGGCTGTATGGCGCTCACGGGAAGTCTTTCCCTGGCACGATGCTGCGTCTTGCCCATGAAGGGCACCCTCTGCGTGTGGTGGGAGATCAGACCGGCTCGCCGACCTACACCCGCGACCTGGCTGAGTGCATCCTGCGGCTAATCGAGCTGCCGCTCTACGGTGTGTATCACGTCACCAACTCCGGAGAATGCTCGTGGTATGATCTGGCTGCGGCCACTCTGGAGCTTGCAGGAATGCAACATGCGGACCTGACGCGCATCACGTCCGAGGAGTGGCCAACGCCCACCAGACGGCCCGAGTATTCCGTGCTGGAGCATCGCGCCCTGAAGATGGCCGGCCTTCCGCCTATGCGCGAATGGCGGGACGCTCTGGCTGATTTTGTTGCAGAATACCGGTCAGCACAGACCGCCTGA
- the ileS gene encoding isoleucine--tRNA ligase: MDYSKTLNLPRTEFPMKANLPQREPEIQKLWEEMDLYRLSLEKEAPNGVFILHDGPPYSNGDVHVGNAMQNKLPKDFITRYFSMNGYRVPFVPGWDNHGMPIENNVAAEFRARNEKPDRMAIRRRCREYAAGWVEKQREQYIRLGIRGDWDRPYLTMDPRLEAAIVRVFGELAEKGFIYRGLRPIHWCPTCETALADAEIEYADARSASIYVFFPLASDPKGVFEGVSGEAGALIWTTTPWTIPANLAIAAHPDLHYSLVSFDGRTGIVARDLLGRVAEQTGIRFAEIKTLKGSELEGLTFRHPLFDRPSPMVFADYVTLEEGTGLVHTAPGHGREDFETGKRYGLEVLCPVDERGIFTEQAGPFRGISIWEGDGKVVESLREARALLADGTVDHSYPHCWRCHRPVIFRATVQWFMNLDHNGHRERVLSEIERVEWLPPESINRIRAMVSGAPDWCVSRQRAWGVGIPVFFCDGCGTELLDRAVIEHVASIVEKESADAWFARTEQELLPQGTTCRKCGGTSFRKETDILDVWFDSGSTCRAVLDSGIWPELSYPADVYLEGNDQHRGWFNKSLMVGVATKGSAPFRKVVTNGWMVDAEGHAMHKSRGNVINTMDVVGRYGADVIRLAAASFNMMADARLGEETLQRAADAYRRIRNTFRFLLANLSDFSPDQGPAYAEMEDLDRWMLARLQKLVARCRAAYEAYEFHRVTHEIHNFCAVDLSALYLDVLKDRLYSELPGSRLRRSAQAALYTILSTLVRLVAPILVHTADEVWHAAGLNTETPSVHLAGFPQVNASLVDENLLQRFDRLIELREEVYRHIEEARQSGSIGKPMEARVTVSAGEDGALLHEDRKLLASLFIVSDVQLLPGSNGREVKVEPAPGTRCPRCWLVREDVGSRAEHPDLCGRCADVVSALTDGEEA, translated from the coding sequence ATGGATTATTCGAAGACCCTGAATCTGCCCCGCACCGAGTTCCCGATGAAAGCCAACCTACCGCAGCGGGAACCGGAGATCCAGAAGCTGTGGGAGGAGATGGATCTCTACCGCCTCTCGCTGGAAAAAGAGGCTCCTAACGGCGTCTTCATCCTGCACGACGGGCCTCCGTACTCTAACGGTGACGTCCACGTGGGCAACGCAATGCAGAACAAGCTGCCCAAGGACTTCATTACCCGCTACTTCTCGATGAACGGTTACCGTGTTCCCTTCGTCCCGGGCTGGGACAACCACGGGATGCCCATCGAGAACAATGTGGCGGCTGAGTTTCGGGCGCGCAACGAGAAACCGGATCGGATGGCAATCCGCCGTCGCTGCAGGGAGTACGCGGCAGGATGGGTGGAAAAACAGCGGGAGCAGTACATCCGCCTTGGAATCCGCGGGGACTGGGACCGCCCCTATCTGACGATGGATCCGCGTCTGGAAGCGGCGATTGTGCGGGTCTTCGGGGAGCTGGCTGAAAAGGGGTTCATCTACCGGGGACTGAGGCCCATCCACTGGTGTCCCACGTGCGAGACCGCGCTTGCAGACGCGGAGATCGAGTATGCGGACGCGCGAAGCGCCTCCATCTATGTTTTCTTCCCGCTTGCCTCGGACCCGAAAGGAGTGTTTGAAGGCGTTTCCGGTGAAGCGGGTGCGCTGATCTGGACTACCACGCCTTGGACCATTCCGGCCAACCTGGCCATTGCGGCGCACCCCGACCTCCACTACAGCTTGGTGAGCTTTGACGGCCGCACAGGGATCGTCGCGCGGGATCTGTTGGGGCGGGTGGCGGAGCAGACCGGCATCCGTTTTGCTGAGATAAAGACGCTCAAGGGATCGGAGCTTGAAGGCCTCACTTTCCGGCATCCCCTCTTCGATCGCCCATCCCCTATGGTCTTTGCCGACTATGTGACGCTTGAAGAGGGTACCGGGTTGGTCCATACGGCCCCTGGTCATGGCCGTGAGGACTTCGAGACCGGAAAGCGCTACGGGCTGGAGGTGCTCTGTCCCGTGGACGAGCGGGGAATCTTTACCGAGCAGGCCGGACCGTTCCGGGGCATCTCCATCTGGGAGGGTGACGGCAAAGTTGTCGAGTCTCTGCGGGAAGCCCGGGCTCTGCTGGCCGATGGCACGGTGGACCACAGCTACCCGCACTGCTGGAGGTGCCACAGGCCAGTCATCTTCCGAGCCACCGTTCAGTGGTTCATGAATCTGGACCACAATGGTCACCGTGAACGGGTTCTCTCCGAAATCGAGCGCGTCGAATGGCTGCCTCCCGAGAGTATCAACCGAATCCGCGCGATGGTGAGCGGGGCGCCCGACTGGTGTGTTTCCCGTCAGCGCGCTTGGGGAGTGGGGATTCCCGTTTTCTTCTGTGATGGATGCGGCACCGAGCTTCTGGATCGGGCGGTCATTGAGCACGTCGCCTCAATAGTAGAGAAGGAGAGCGCGGATGCCTGGTTCGCCCGGACGGAGCAGGAACTTCTTCCGCAGGGCACGACTTGCAGGAAGTGTGGAGGGACGTCTTTTCGCAAAGAGACGGACATTCTGGACGTTTGGTTTGACAGCGGTTCTACCTGCCGCGCGGTGCTGGATAGCGGTATCTGGCCTGAGCTGAGCTATCCCGCCGACGTGTATCTGGAAGGCAACGATCAGCACCGCGGGTGGTTCAACAAGTCGCTGATGGTGGGAGTGGCCACGAAAGGGAGTGCTCCCTTCCGGAAAGTGGTCACCAACGGATGGATGGTGGACGCCGAGGGACATGCCATGCACAAGTCCCGTGGCAATGTGATCAACACCATGGATGTGGTGGGGCGCTACGGGGCAGATGTCATCCGCTTGGCGGCAGCATCCTTCAATATGATGGCGGATGCGCGCCTGGGTGAGGAAACACTTCAGCGCGCGGCGGATGCGTACCGGCGCATCCGCAACACATTCCGCTTCCTCCTGGCAAACCTCTCGGATTTCTCGCCGGATCAGGGCCCGGCGTATGCGGAGATGGAAGACCTCGACCGGTGGATGCTGGCGCGTCTCCAAAAGTTGGTCGCACGATGCCGGGCCGCTTACGAAGCGTATGAGTTCCACCGAGTGACCCACGAGATCCATAACTTCTGTGCTGTGGATCTCAGCGCGCTATATCTGGATGTGCTGAAGGATCGGCTTTATTCTGAACTGCCGGGCTCCCGGCTGCGCAGGTCGGCCCAGGCGGCTCTCTATACTATCCTCAGCACACTGGTGCGCCTGGTCGCGCCCATTCTGGTTCATACCGCAGACGAAGTCTGGCATGCTGCAGGTCTGAACACCGAGACACCGAGTGTCCATCTGGCGGGCTTTCCGCAGGTGAATGCGTCGCTTGTGGACGAGAATCTGCTGCAGCGTTTCGACCGTCTAATCGAGCTGCGCGAGGAGGTCTACCGGCACATCGAAGAGGCACGCCAGAGCGGCAGCATCGGCAAGCCAATGGAGGCCCGCGTCACCGTGTCTGCGGGCGAAGACGGCGCCTTACTGCACGAGGATCGCAAACTTCTGGCTTCGCTCTTTATCGTCTCCGACGTCCAACTGCTTCCGGGGAGCAACGGGCGCGAAGTCAAGGTCGAGCCTGCTCCGGGAACACGGTGCCCGCGCTGCTGGTTGGTTCGTGAGGATGTGGGCAGCCGGGCGGAGCACCCGGACCTGTGCGGGCGGTGCGCGGACGTCGTTTCTGCGCTTACAGATGGAGAAGAGGCGTGA
- the lspA gene encoding lipoprotein signal peptidase: MLEMDGEALTVIPGLLWFQLILNTGAAFGLFQSLGPFLALISVILIYAGYKIIRHEDDPLLVWSLAPILGGAVGNLIDRIFRGGVVDFIKIPAWPLFNLADCAITVGTVGVIFYALMSRRREG, translated from the coding sequence ATGCTTGAGATGGACGGTGAGGCCCTGACGGTCATCCCCGGCCTGCTCTGGTTCCAGCTTATCCTGAACACAGGGGCGGCGTTCGGTCTGTTCCAGTCACTGGGGCCTTTCCTGGCGCTCATCAGCGTGATTTTGATCTACGCAGGATACAAGATTATTCGTCACGAGGATGACCCACTCCTGGTGTGGTCGCTTGCTCCCATCTTGGGAGGGGCGGTGGGAAACCTGATAGACAGGATCTTTCGTGGAGGGGTGGTAGATTTCATCAAGATCCCCGCTTGGCCTCTTTTCAATCTGGCAGATTGCGCCATCACGGTCGGCACGGTGGGTGTGATCTTCTACGCATTGATGAGCAGACGCAGGGAAGGGTAG
- a CDS encoding pseudouridine synthase, whose product MEGAFCFQVSPEESGMRLDVFLARRLPEISRTRLKKAILDGDVLVDGTPQPPRHAVEAGSQVTGRVVAPLPWSVAPEDIPLDIVYEDEHLAVLNKPRGLAVHPGAGRNAGTLVNALAARFGPLPDADSPERPGIVHRLDKDTSGLLVIARTPDAMALLARMVAERRFERRYLALVWGSPRFEKAVVDAAIGRDPSHPERMAVLPARGPSRAREAVTELKVVERLADTTLLEARLQTGRTHQIRVHCHYAGHEVVGDPVYTRRRKLSRATPGEQAEFERLLNKLGGQALHAARLSFVHPFSGQLLDLTAPMPEEMEAVVSFERRRAGGRTP is encoded by the coding sequence GTGGAGGGCGCGTTCTGCTTCCAGGTCTCCCCTGAGGAATCCGGCATGCGCCTGGACGTCTTTCTTGCACGGCGGCTGCCGGAGATCTCCCGCACTCGCTTGAAAAAGGCAATCCTCGATGGCGATGTGCTGGTGGATGGCACGCCTCAGCCGCCGCGGCACGCTGTGGAAGCCGGTAGCCAGGTGACAGGAAGAGTGGTCGCTCCGCTTCCTTGGAGCGTCGCGCCAGAGGATATCCCGCTGGACATCGTCTATGAGGACGAGCATCTGGCAGTGCTGAACAAGCCACGAGGGCTGGCGGTTCACCCGGGAGCCGGACGGAACGCCGGCACTCTGGTGAATGCCCTGGCAGCGCGTTTTGGTCCGCTTCCCGACGCGGATTCCCCGGAGAGACCGGGTATCGTGCACCGGCTGGACAAGGATACGTCCGGACTCTTGGTAATCGCTCGAACTCCCGATGCCATGGCTCTGCTCGCCCGGATGGTGGCTGAGAGGCGTTTCGAGCGCCGCTACTTGGCACTGGTTTGGGGAAGCCCCCGCTTCGAAAAGGCTGTGGTGGATGCCGCCATCGGAAGGGATCCCTCACATCCGGAGCGGATGGCGGTCCTTCCGGCACGGGGTCCTTCCAGAGCCCGCGAGGCAGTCACGGAGCTGAAAGTCGTCGAGCGTCTGGCAGACACCACGTTGCTGGAGGCCAGGCTTCAGACAGGCAGGACGCACCAGATCCGCGTGCATTGCCACTACGCCGGCCACGAGGTGGTGGGCGATCCGGTCTATACCAGGCGGAGGAAGCTTTCGCGAGCCACGCCCGGAGAACAAGCGGAGTTCGAGAGGCTGTTGAACAAGCTTGGTGGGCAGGCGTTGCATGCTGCCCGCCTGTCGTTCGTCCATCCGTTCTCCGGCCAGTTGCTGGATCTCACTGCCCCGATGCCTGAGGAGATGGAGGCAGTGGTCTCATTCGAGCGGCGCAGGGCAGGAGGACGCACGCCATGA
- the pcm gene encoding protein-L-isoaspartate O-methyltransferase, giving the protein MTGSTSPGRQKEIERLIAESLIPRGVTEPAVLHAFRSVPRELFVPPEQAYRAYENSALPIGHGQTISQPLMIGIMLQALEALPGQKVLEVGTGSGYQAALLARMGLKVFTVERIPALAEAARSRLEALGLQDVVVIVADGSRGLPELAPFDRIIVACAAPDIPGALAGQLTEGGILVAPVGSRFSQRLCVARRQQGELSVEYGDECVFVPLIGQQGWPEEEIWPE; this is encoded by the coding sequence ATGACAGGCTCGACATCGCCAGGGCGCCAGAAAGAGATCGAAAGGCTGATCGCCGAAAGCCTGATCCCCCGAGGTGTAACTGAGCCTGCGGTGCTGCACGCTTTCCGCAGCGTTCCGCGAGAGCTTTTCGTGCCTCCCGAACAGGCATATCGCGCCTACGAGAACTCGGCTCTGCCGATCGGGCACGGTCAGACCATCTCGCAGCCGCTGATGATCGGCATCATGCTTCAGGCGCTTGAGGCCTTGCCCGGCCAGAAAGTGCTGGAGGTGGGCACGGGCAGCGGGTATCAAGCGGCCCTTCTCGCACGGATGGGGCTGAAGGTTTTTACCGTGGAAAGGATCCCGGCGCTGGCGGAAGCGGCCAGATCGCGCCTGGAGGCACTCGGACTGCAGGATGTGGTGGTGATTGTGGCGGACGGGTCCCGCGGGCTGCCCGAACTCGCTCCCTTCGACCGCATCATCGTCGCCTGCGCCGCCCCCGACATCCCGGGCGCCCTGGCCGGTCAACTCACGGAAGGAGGGATCCTGGTGGCGCCCGTTGGAAGCCGCTTCAGCCAGCGTCTTTGCGTGGCGCGAAGGCAGCAGGGGGAACTGTCTGTGGAATACGGAGACGAATGCGTGTTCGTGCCCCTGATCGGTCAACAGGGATGGCCGGAAGAGGAGATTTGGCCCGAATGA
- a CDS encoding biotin transporter BioY, producing MQNSRSLARNHDALLSPRSLSEVVVYITGGAALLALSAQVRIPLGFTPVPVTAQTLVLVLLGTLMGWRAGAASTAIYVAAGLAGLPVFAGFSNAAGSLPTLGYLFAFPAGAAVAGLLWSRRLSDSPTAAICAGLACMAVVHLGGMAWLAALNAFTDGLKAAWWLAFLQGSAPFILVDAAKAVAAAAMILGVHRGASSRGRMRPAA from the coding sequence ATGCAGAATTCCCGATCTCTCGCGCGGAATCACGACGCATTGCTGTCGCCTCGCTCCCTTAGCGAGGTTGTTGTCTATATTACAGGCGGAGCGGCTCTGCTGGCTCTCTCGGCGCAGGTGCGTATACCGTTGGGCTTCACGCCCGTCCCTGTTACCGCGCAAACTCTGGTGCTGGTGCTCCTAGGCACGTTGATGGGATGGCGCGCCGGGGCCGCGTCAACAGCGATCTACGTGGCGGCAGGGCTTGCCGGACTGCCGGTGTTTGCCGGTTTCTCGAACGCTGCCGGGTCTCTTCCCACACTGGGTTATCTGTTCGCTTTCCCGGCCGGAGCGGCTGTCGCGGGCCTTTTGTGGAGCAGACGTCTGTCGGATTCGCCGACTGCCGCCATTTGCGCGGGGCTCGCGTGTATGGCGGTTGTCCACCTGGGAGGAATGGCCTGGCTTGCCGCGCTGAACGCGTTCACGGACGGACTGAAAGCAGCGTGGTGGCTTGCCTTCCTCCAGGGCAGCGCGCCCTTCATCCTGGTTGACGCGGCGAAAGCGGTTGCTGCCGCAGCGATGATCCTGGGCGTCCATCGCGGAGCGTCTTCCCGCGGCAGGATGCGCCCCGCGGCCTGA
- the efp gene encoding elongation factor P, producing MIDTSDFRNGLHIIQDGEIFTIIEFQHVKPGKGGAFVRTKLKNLKTGAVIDKTFRAGERMDQAVVERKTMQYLYHEGDDYILMDMESYESVPVNVSLFGDQVKYLKENTDVTALVHEGNIIGVEIPFFVELEVTETDPGVRGDTASGGSKPATLETGAVVQVPFFINVGDKIRVDTRTDEYMERVR from the coding sequence TTGATCGACACCAGTGATTTCAGGAACGGTCTCCACATCATTCAGGATGGCGAGATCTTCACAATCATCGAGTTCCAGCACGTGAAACCGGGCAAGGGAGGCGCGTTCGTCAGGACAAAGCTGAAAAACCTCAAAACAGGGGCGGTCATAGACAAGACCTTCCGGGCGGGCGAGCGAATGGATCAGGCCGTCGTGGAGCGCAAGACGATGCAGTATCTCTACCACGAGGGCGACGACTACATTCTGATGGACATGGAGAGCTACGAGTCCGTCCCTGTGAACGTGTCTCTGTTCGGCGACCAGGTTAAGTATCTGAAGGAGAATACAGACGTTACCGCCCTGGTGCACGAGGGGAACATCATCGGCGTGGAAATCCCGTTCTTCGTGGAGCTCGAAGTGACGGAGACGGATCCGGGAGTGCGGGGCGATACCGCTTCCGGAGGCTCCAAGCCGGCCACACTGGAGACTGGCGCAGTGGTGCAGGTGCCCTTCTTCATCAACGTGGGCGACAAGATCCGCGTGGACACCCGCACGGACGAATACATGGAGCGCGTGCGCTAG
- the fabE gene encoding acetyl-CoA carboxylase biotin carboxyl carrier protein subunit gives MDITLVEKLVALLHESAVSEVQVSAGELTVRIRRGALPPPEEYLVEDEQVMAETGAPPEAASEEPEKPEGTLIRAGMVGIFHQVDGILPGAEVRPGQTLGLIQSMKLMNEVKAPSGGVVQEVFVEDSSPVEYGQKLLAITEAKAE, from the coding sequence TTGGATATCACTTTGGTGGAAAAACTGGTGGCGCTTCTTCACGAGTCGGCGGTCTCGGAGGTACAGGTGAGCGCCGGTGAGTTGACCGTTCGGATCAGACGCGGTGCCTTGCCGCCACCGGAGGAATACCTCGTGGAGGATGAACAGGTGATGGCTGAGACTGGTGCCCCACCAGAGGCCGCTTCCGAAGAGCCTGAAAAACCGGAGGGGACTCTCATCCGGGCGGGAATGGTGGGAATCTTCCATCAGGTTGACGGCATCCTGCCGGGCGCCGAAGTCCGTCCTGGCCAGACGCTTGGCCTTATCCAGTCCATGAAGCTAATGAACGAAGTTAAGGCGCCGTCCGGCGGGGTGGTGCAGGAGGTGTTTGTAGAGGACAGCTCGCCGGTGGAATACGGCCAGAAGCTTCTGGCCATCACCGAGGCGAAGGCGGAGTAA